The DNA region CCCGTTGGGGTCGAACATTATAAAAAGGCTTAGCTTGACGGCCATGGGCAGGAGCTTCAGCCGAACACTAGATAAAATGGTAAGATGAAGATTTCTTCTTAACCAAAAACAGGTTAGGATTGGAGTTGAAATAGGCAGAATAGAAATAAGCGGTTACCAATTACATATGAAAATACCATGAAAAGAAGATTACTTGCTGCGCTATTTGCGGTTACTTCAATACTGGCTTATTCTCAGTCCGAAGAAATTATAGATCCTGTAGAAACACATGCAATGTTTCGGGGTGGTGAGAAAGAAATGTGGTGTTTTATTGAGCGTAATCTAAGCTATTCCGAGCTAAGGCGTTCAAATAACGAAGGGATTGCAAGAGCATCATTTGTAGTTGAAAAGGATGGGCGAATCTCTAACGTTAAGTGCGTATTTTATAAGGGAAAATCAAGGGTTGTGGTTAGAGATGCAGTTGTCGAAAAGGAGGTTGCAAGGGTTATTCGCATAATGCCACGTTGGGAACCTGCCATCCAAATGAATGTAAATGTAAGAGTAAGCTATAGCTTACCCCTAAAAATACCTTATAGTAGCTTTAAATGTATAAGCTCAGAATCGGATACTACCGTATATTATGATTGCGATATAAGTGCAGATTTTACCTATGGGGATAAGGCTACATTAAGAGATCGAATAAACGATTTTTTGCTTAGTAATCTAACGCTACCAAATGATGATGACTGTGTAGGAACGGTTTATGTTAGGGTCGTTGTGGAAAAGGATGGCAGCCTAAGCCTCTTTAAAGTAGAAAGAAGCTTAGATAAGGCGTTTGATCAAGAAGCGTTAAGGGTAATAAAAGCAATGCCGAAGTGGAAGCCTGCATT from Alistipes sp. ZOR0009 includes:
- a CDS encoding energy transducer TonB — protein: MKRRLLAALFAVTSILAYSQSEEIIDPVETHAMFRGGEKEMWCFIERNLSYSELRRSNNEGIARASFVVEKDGRISNVKCVFYKGKSRVVVRDAVVEKEVARVIRIMPRWEPAIQMNVNVRVSYSLPLKIPYSSFKCISSESDTTVYYDCDISADFTYGDKATLRDRINDFLLSNLTLPNDDDCVGTVYVRVVVEKDGSLSLFKVERSLDKAFDQEALRVIKAMPKWKPALRRGEVVRSYMIIPVKFMW